TAAAACGCAATAGGACAGTGGCGGTCCTCACGGACACCCGGCATTCGCCCCGATGGCTGGCGCAATGGCTCATGGGCAAGGGCGTGAAGCATACATCCATGACCGTTTTCGAGAAAATGGGGTCACCTGAGGAGGCCCTTTATCGCTGCACCCTGCAGCAGACCGCGCAAATGGACTTCGCCCAGCCCAACGTGGTAATTCTCGAATTCGAACCGGGCAGCATTTCGAGCGACGACCTGACCATAGGGATGGCCGATGACGCCTATGGACACGAAAACGGCCTGATCACCAAAATGGAAGTGCGGGCCGTGGCCCTGGCCAAACTCCGGTTGAAGCCCGGCCTGACCCTCTGGGACCTGGGCGCCGGAAGCGGGTCCGTGGGCATCGAGGCCTCGGTGCTGATCGGCCCGGGCCGGATCATCGCCGTCGAAAAGCGGGCCGCGCGGCTGGCACAGATCCGCAAGAATGCCGGACGCTACGGCGTTTATAATCTCGATGCGGTTCAATGCACCCTGCCCGAAGGACTTGCGGAATTGCCAGCACCGGATCGGATCTTCATCGGAGGCGGCGGCCGTGAACTGGCAGCCATCATTGCGGCCAGTGCCCGCTTTCTCTGGCCCGAGGGGGTGATGGTGGTCAACACCGTGCTGGCGGACAACCTGTGCCGGGCGCTGGATGCCCTTGAAGCTGCCGGCATGTCCACAGAAGTGGTACAACTCCAGGTCAGCCGGAGCAAGGCCATGCCGTGGAGCCGGCGGTTCGAAGCCCAGAACCCGGTCTGGATTATTTCCGGCACACGGCCGTCATCCAAAAAAGAAAGCGAAGAATCGGAACCATGAGCACCACCCGACACCCCATTATTTTCTGCGGCGCCGGCCCCGGCGACCCCGATCTGATTACCGTCAAAGGCATGCGGGCGCTGGAATCGGCAGACCTGGTTCTCTATGCCGGCTCGCTCGTTCCGGAAGCGGTTCTCACCTGGGCGCCCGAAACAGCGCGGCGGATCAGCAGCGCCGGCATGAACCTCGATCAAATCGTTTCCGCAATGGCCGACGCCTTTCTCGATGGCCAGCAGGTGGTCCGGCTGCACACGGGCGATCCTAGCCTATACGGGGCCATTCGGGAGCAGATGGTTATGCTGGAAGAGAAAAAGATTCCCTATTGGGTCATTCCCGGTGTAACCGCCGCCTTTGCCGCGGCGGCAGCCCTGGGGATCGAATACACGGTTCCCGAAAAAACCCAGACGCTGATTTTAACCCGTATGGCCGGGCGCACACCGGTTCCCGAGTCCGAGAATCTGGCCTCCCTGGCCCGGCACGGCGCTTCGCTGGTGATCTACCTGAGCACGGGTCTGATCGAATCGGTCTCCCGCATTCTATCCGACGCCTATGGTCCCAAGGCGCCCTGCGCTTTGGCCTACCGCGTCAGCCATCCCGAGGAGAAGATCGTCCGAACGCGGGTGGAAAAGCTGACCACAGAAGCCCGGGACGCTGGCATCGACCGACTGGCCGTGATTATGGTGGGCCCGGCCCTGGCCCAACCCTCGGCGGAAGAGACGCTGCGATCCAAACTCTACGATGAGACGTTTGCCCATGGCTACCGACCCCATTGAGAAAATTGCGGTGTGGACGGTGACCGCCCAGGGGTTGATGCTTGCCCGCAGAATCCAGCAGCACCGGACGGTCGAAGTGTTTGCTTCCCGGAGGCTGGCCGACGAATCGACTGCCGGGGACGCTTCGTCCTTTGAGCGACTGTCGGATGCGCTGGCCGAGCAGTTCAACCGCTTTACGGGGCACATCTTCATCATGGCCTCGGGAATTGTCGTTCGCTGCATCGCGCCGTTGCTTCGGCATAAGACGATCGATCCGGCCGCGGTGGTCATGGACGACCGCGGGCGGTTTGTCGTCAGCCTGGTTTCCGGGCACCTGGGCGGCGCCAACCAACTGGCCCGGCAGGTGGCCGAACTTCTCGGGGCCACACCGGTGATCACCACGGCCACCGATGTCAACGAAAAGCCGGCCATCGACATCCTGGCGAAAGAACAGGGCCTTGCCATCGAGAATCCGGAGGCCATCAAAACCGTGAACATTGCCATCCTCGAAAGTGCGCCCATCGCTGTTTACGATCCGGCCGACTGGCTGCATCACCGGCTGCCCGAGGCTGATTATTTATCCCAAGACCAACTGGACGAACGACTGCCCCCGTCGGTTTCGGCCGGCGTCTGGATTGACGACACCATCGGGGATATCCCGCCCGGTTTTCTGGTCCTGCGACCGCCCTCTCTCGTGGCCGGCATCGGATGCAACCGCCATACACCGGCCCAAGAAATCAGCGAACTACTTCTCACCGTCATGGATCGCTTTGGTCTGGCTGTGAA
This window of the uncultured Desulfosarcina sp. genome carries:
- the cbiE gene encoding precorrin-6y C5,15-methyltransferase (decarboxylating) subunit CbiE, with translation MKKVTIVGMGLSARDVTAEQLDVIRSADILMGGKRHLDQFGDLPMRKWTVTARIDEAMTFIIEQRKSARIVVLASGDPLFYGIGARIARELGPDQVVILPNITSIAAAFARIGRPWSDAAVVSLHGRNHKYRLLEEVKRNRTVAVLTDTRHSPRWLAQWLMGKGVKHTSMTVFEKMGSPEEALYRCTLQQTAQMDFAQPNVVILEFEPGSISSDDLTIGMADDAYGHENGLITKMEVRAVALAKLRLKPGLTLWDLGAGSGSVGIEASVLIGPGRIIAVEKRAARLAQIRKNAGRYGVYNLDAVQCTLPEGLAELPAPDRIFIGGGGRELAAIIAASARFLWPEGVMVVNTVLADNLCRALDALEAAGMSTEVVQLQVSRSKAMPWSRRFEAQNPVWIISGTRPSSKKESEESEP
- the cobM gene encoding precorrin-4 C(11)-methyltransferase, whose product is MSTTRHPIIFCGAGPGDPDLITVKGMRALESADLVLYAGSLVPEAVLTWAPETARRISSAGMNLDQIVSAMADAFLDGQQVVRLHTGDPSLYGAIREQMVMLEEKKIPYWVIPGVTAAFAAAAALGIEYTVPEKTQTLILTRMAGRTPVPESENLASLARHGASLVIYLSTGLIESVSRILSDAYGPKAPCALAYRVSHPEEKIVRTRVEKLTTEARDAGIDRLAVIMVGPALAQPSAEETLRSKLYDETFAHGYRPH
- a CDS encoding cobalt-precorrin 5A hydrolase; the encoded protein is MATDPIEKIAVWTVTAQGLMLARRIQQHRTVEVFASRRLADESTAGDASSFERLSDALAEQFNRFTGHIFIMASGIVVRCIAPLLRHKTIDPAAVVMDDRGRFVVSLVSGHLGGANQLARQVAELLGATPVITTATDVNEKPAIDILAKEQGLAIENPEAIKTVNIAILESAPIAVYDPADWLHHRLPEADYLSQDQLDERLPPSVSAGVWIDDTIGDIPPGFLVLRPPSLVAGIGCNRHTPAQEISELLLTVMDRFGLAVKSLTTIASIDLKSDEIGLCEIAERMNLPLQFFSKDELARVESVPTPSSLVAKHIGVSSVCEAAAILASRNGQLIVPKHNTRNVTVAIARMACTSSASAPETQPISPSAPEKS